Proteins co-encoded in one Kribbella solani genomic window:
- a CDS encoding NlpC/P60 family protein, with protein MRTPTRATSGERVASNGKPGRAGKVLLSGVLAICLAAAMAVPTLPAEATKPKPPVIPSKAAVERAKQAAASKAGQVAAIENQLAAANTRLEQLGVQSGIADEAYNGAVYRLQQAKAEAAAAAARAAEAQKTLTTQRQQIGRFAAASYQGGGEVAKIAPLFTANGPQELLDSAGAARSVSAAMQGSYLRYSATQVMTNLFKVQADQAVVKVKKATDEAAKAKQAAENAEAAQAAAVTAIGVQRKQSIAQLAVLQSVSVQVAAQRQRGLEELARQRAAALAAKKAAELKARIAAKEAAEARAEAAERAREQKEAREQAKQNHGKKNPPKRHKPSAPSDGGNNGGSGGNGGNGGNGGSSHGSKKGARAAINFALKQLGDMYLWGATGPSRWDCSGLTMGAWAQAGVDLPHYSAAQYEQIRHIQEDDLRPGDLIFWATDPNDPATIHHVALYIGNGQMVHAPRTGKPVQIDSVYYWIPPNFFGRP; from the coding sequence ATGCGGACGCCCACGAGGGCCACGTCCGGCGAGCGGGTCGCGAGTAACGGGAAGCCCGGCCGAGCAGGCAAGGTGCTGCTCTCCGGTGTGCTCGCGATCTGTCTGGCTGCTGCGATGGCCGTACCGACGCTCCCGGCCGAAGCCACCAAGCCGAAGCCGCCGGTGATTCCGTCCAAGGCCGCGGTCGAGCGGGCCAAGCAGGCCGCCGCCTCGAAGGCCGGCCAGGTGGCCGCGATCGAGAACCAGCTGGCCGCCGCCAACACCCGGCTCGAGCAGCTCGGCGTCCAGTCCGGGATCGCCGACGAGGCGTACAACGGCGCCGTCTACCGCTTGCAGCAGGCGAAGGCCGAGGCGGCCGCCGCCGCGGCCCGGGCGGCCGAGGCGCAGAAGACCCTGACCACCCAGCGGCAGCAGATCGGCCGGTTCGCGGCCGCGTCGTACCAGGGCGGTGGCGAGGTGGCGAAGATCGCGCCGCTGTTCACCGCCAACGGCCCGCAGGAGCTGCTCGACTCGGCCGGCGCGGCCCGCTCGGTGTCGGCCGCGATGCAGGGCTCGTACCTGCGGTACTCCGCGACCCAGGTGATGACGAACCTGTTCAAGGTGCAGGCCGACCAGGCGGTCGTGAAGGTGAAGAAGGCCACCGACGAGGCCGCGAAGGCCAAGCAGGCGGCCGAGAACGCGGAGGCGGCGCAGGCCGCGGCCGTGACCGCGATCGGCGTCCAGCGGAAGCAGTCGATCGCCCAGCTCGCCGTCCTGCAGAGCGTTTCGGTGCAGGTGGCGGCCCAGCGGCAGCGGGGGCTCGAGGAGCTTGCGCGGCAGCGCGCCGCCGCGCTCGCCGCGAAGAAGGCCGCCGAGCTGAAGGCCCGGATCGCCGCCAAGGAGGCTGCCGAGGCGCGCGCCGAAGCGGCCGAGCGGGCCCGCGAGCAGAAGGAGGCCCGCGAGCAGGCGAAGCAGAACCACGGCAAGAAGAACCCGCCGAAGCGGCACAAGCCCTCCGCGCCGAGCGACGGCGGCAACAACGGTGGCAGCGGCGGCAACGGCGGTAATGGTGGTAATGGCGGGAGCAGCCACGGTTCGAAGAAGGGCGCGCGGGCGGCGATCAACTTCGCGCTGAAGCAGCTCGGCGACATGTACCTGTGGGGTGCTACCGGTCCGAGCCGCTGGGACTGCTCCGGGCTGACGATGGGAGCCTGGGCGCAGGCCGGTGTCGACCTGCCGCACTACAGCGCCGCGCAGTACGAGCAGATCCGGCACATCCAGGAGGACGACCTGCGGCCGGGCGACCTGATCTTCTGGGCGACCGACCCGAACGACCCGGCCACCATCCACCACGTCGCGCTGTACATCGGCAACGGGCAGATGGTGCACGCCCCACGGACCGGCAAGCCGGTGCAGATCGACAGCGTCTACTACTGGATTCCACCGAACTTCTTCGGCCGCCCCTGA
- a CDS encoding sensor domain-containing diguanylate cyclase: MSIRHRLAHRRLRRRNDAAWFPTRWAMWTQPRPVLGFVLAVELITFLVVGATVNLVAVTGSDWIRLLVLVAGSAIHLEAARDIERLRKVGAEGIPYVNLKGMWTFAGILILPPPLAVLLIVSTYVHSWLRVRRVPPYRSVFTATTLILAGAAGAVAMATIRPGVYPGYPSGPIGLAAVVAAGLAYWFVNYVLVAGAIMLSNPDSPGRNALGRLSDQLIVAGSLGLGVATAALLLSQPWAVAVLLLTILGLHRALLVDQFQAASRTDPKTGLANAAFWHEIARREFAGAERTNTPLGVLYLDLDHFKILNDTYGHRAGDEALKAVADELRKEVRDNDLVGRLGGEEFAILLPRTPAADAALAAERIRRRIAGLAVTITTAGGPLLCDTITCSIGAATYPDSGTTLDELQIAADLAMYHAKDLGRNRVVSAPGNDSELPTA; the protein is encoded by the coding sequence ATGAGTATCAGGCATCGGCTGGCGCATCGTCGCCTGCGCAGACGTAACGACGCTGCCTGGTTTCCCACCCGGTGGGCGATGTGGACCCAGCCGCGGCCGGTGCTCGGCTTCGTACTCGCGGTTGAACTGATCACTTTCCTCGTCGTCGGCGCGACGGTCAACCTGGTCGCGGTGACCGGGAGTGACTGGATTCGGTTGCTCGTCCTGGTGGCCGGATCGGCGATCCACCTGGAGGCCGCGCGGGACATCGAGCGGCTGCGCAAGGTCGGCGCGGAAGGCATTCCGTACGTCAATCTGAAGGGGATGTGGACGTTCGCGGGCATCCTGATCCTGCCGCCACCGCTGGCCGTGCTGCTGATCGTCAGCACGTACGTCCACTCCTGGTTGCGGGTCCGCCGGGTGCCGCCGTACCGATCGGTCTTCACCGCCACGACGCTGATCCTGGCCGGTGCCGCGGGTGCGGTGGCGATGGCCACGATCCGTCCCGGCGTGTACCCGGGTTATCCGTCCGGCCCGATCGGGCTTGCCGCGGTGGTCGCGGCCGGCCTGGCGTACTGGTTCGTGAACTACGTCCTGGTCGCCGGCGCGATCATGCTGTCCAACCCCGACTCCCCAGGGCGGAACGCGCTTGGGCGGCTGTCGGATCAGCTCATCGTCGCCGGCTCGCTCGGGCTCGGCGTCGCGACCGCGGCGCTGCTGCTCAGCCAGCCGTGGGCGGTCGCGGTCCTGCTGCTGACCATCCTCGGCCTGCACCGCGCGCTGCTGGTCGACCAGTTCCAGGCCGCGTCGCGTACGGATCCCAAGACCGGCCTGGCGAATGCCGCGTTCTGGCACGAGATCGCCCGCCGCGAATTCGCCGGCGCGGAGCGTACGAACACGCCGCTCGGCGTGCTGTACCTGGATCTCGACCATTTCAAGATCCTCAACGACACGTACGGGCACCGGGCCGGCGACGAAGCATTGAAGGCGGTCGCGGACGAGCTGCGCAAGGAGGTACGCGACAACGACCTGGTCGGCCGGCTCGGTGGTGAGGAGTTCGCGATCCTGCTGCCGCGGACGCCGGCCGCCGACGCCGCGCTGGCCGCCGAGCGGATCCGGCGCCGGATCGCCGGGCTCGCGGTCACCATCACCACCGCGGGCGGTCCGTTGCTGTGCGACACGATCACCTGCTCGATCGGCGCCGCGACGTACCCGGATTCCGGGACCACGCTCGACGAGCTGCAGATCGCGGCGGACCTGGCGATGTACCACGCCAAGGACCTCGGCCGGAACCGCGTCGTCAGCGCGCCGGGAAACGACAGCGAGCTGCCGACCGCCTGA
- a CDS encoding TetR family transcriptional regulator, whose amino-acid sequence MAQQGGLRERKKRETRAALAEAALRLALEKGPDQVTVEEIAEAADVSVRTFFNYFPHKEHAILGRNPEHVDRALERVLNAPASESPLTTMWFIVQDVLRDFEEDGEMTRRGELIMSTPDLLYHLLHASIEDERLLTKALTERMGEPPGSLRPALIVSAAGTACRMAMELHKTVPGRPVRELLTEAFQLLAQGIDTAFGPDDQKGNS is encoded by the coding sequence GTGGCACAGCAGGGTGGGTTGCGGGAGCGGAAGAAACGGGAGACGCGGGCGGCGCTGGCCGAGGCCGCGTTGCGGCTGGCGCTGGAGAAGGGGCCGGATCAGGTCACGGTCGAGGAGATCGCCGAGGCCGCCGACGTGTCGGTGCGGACCTTCTTCAACTACTTCCCGCACAAGGAGCACGCGATCCTCGGGCGCAATCCCGAGCACGTCGACCGGGCGCTGGAGCGGGTACTGAACGCGCCGGCGAGCGAGTCGCCGCTGACCACGATGTGGTTCATCGTGCAGGACGTGCTGCGCGATTTCGAGGAGGACGGGGAGATGACGCGCCGGGGTGAGCTGATCATGAGCACCCCGGACCTGCTGTACCACCTGCTGCACGCCAGCATCGAGGACGAACGACTGCTGACCAAGGCCCTGACCGAGCGGATGGGCGAGCCACCCGGCTCGCTCCGGCCGGCGCTGATCGTGAGTGCGGCCGGCACCGCCTGCCGGATGGCGATGGAACTGCACAAGACGGTTCCCGGCCGCCCGGTCCGCGAGCTGCTCACCGAAGCATTCCAACTACTTGCCCAAGGCATCGATACTGCTTTCGGGCCGGACGACCAGAAAGGCAACTCATGA
- a CDS encoding IS3 family transposase, with amino-acid sequence MACLESPATTLKAQAVTALKADHRLEVLLEVAGLARSTFFYHQARLASPDPRAALKTAIREVFENNKGRYGHRRVHRELVTAGWRVAKKTVLALMRRLGLVCLVRRRRRYNSFKGQTSTTGATGKTAPNLLARDFTATAPNRKWVTDVTEFAIAGRKLYLSPVMDLFDRQIIAYTTSDSPNLQLTNSSLQQALTTQRPSPGLLVHSDQGFQYQHHSWQALLTTARATQSMSRKANCYDNAIIENFFGHLKEELFHHTTFTSADAFTTALADYIHWYNNHRTSTTLKGLSPVQYRTQTLTA; translated from the coding sequence ATTGCGTGCCTTGAGAGCCCAGCAACGACGCTGAAGGCCCAGGCCGTCACCGCTCTCAAGGCTGACCACCGCCTCGAGGTATTGCTGGAGGTTGCTGGTCTGGCCCGGTCGACGTTCTTCTACCACCAGGCCCGCCTCGCCTCGCCGGACCCACGCGCCGCCCTGAAGACCGCCATCCGGGAAGTGTTCGAGAACAACAAAGGCCGTTACGGGCATCGTCGCGTCCACCGCGAACTGGTGACCGCCGGCTGGCGGGTCGCGAAGAAGACCGTCCTGGCGCTGATGCGGCGCCTCGGGCTGGTCTGCCTGGTCCGGCGCCGCCGCCGCTACAACTCGTTCAAAGGCCAGACCAGCACGACCGGCGCGACTGGCAAGACCGCACCGAACCTGCTGGCCCGTGACTTCACCGCCACCGCTCCGAACCGCAAGTGGGTCACCGATGTGACCGAGTTCGCCATCGCCGGCCGCAAGCTCTACCTGTCGCCGGTCATGGACCTGTTCGACCGCCAGATCATCGCCTACACAACCAGCGACTCACCTAACCTGCAACTCACCAACTCCAGCCTGCAACAAGCACTCACCACCCAGCGCCCCAGCCCCGGCCTGCTGGTCCACTCCGACCAAGGCTTCCAATACCAGCACCACTCCTGGCAGGCCCTACTCACCACCGCCCGCGCGACCCAGTCGATGTCCCGCAAAGCCAACTGCTACGACAACGCCATCATCGAGAACTTCTTCGGACACCTCAAAGAAGAACTCTTCCACCACACCACCTTCACCAGCGCCGACGCGTTCACCACCGCACTCGCCGACTACATCCACTGGTACAACAACCACCGCACCTCAACAACACTCAAGGGCCTGAGCCCAGTGCAATACCGCACCCAGACCCTCACGGCATAG
- a CDS encoding helix-turn-helix domain-containing protein produces the protein MPGKRVFSFEVKREVVRRFLAGETKVALAREFELSSPKLIENWARKYRDEGDDGLRPKRPGRPPGAGGGDRGRSAGELGEVSELERLRRENERLRAENAYLGKLRALRAQQRR, from the coding sequence ATGCCGGGGAAACGGGTCTTCTCGTTCGAGGTCAAGCGCGAGGTGGTCCGGCGGTTTCTCGCGGGCGAGACGAAGGTCGCGCTCGCGCGGGAGTTCGAGTTGTCGTCGCCGAAATTGATCGAGAACTGGGCCCGTAAGTACCGCGACGAGGGTGATGACGGGTTGCGCCCGAAACGTCCGGGCCGCCCACCGGGTGCCGGTGGTGGTGATCGTGGCCGGTCTGCGGGTGAATTGGGTGAGGTGAGTGAGTTGGAGCGGTTGCGTCGCGAGAACGAGCGGCTGCGGGCCGAAAACGCCTACCTGGGAAAATTGCGTGCCTTGAGAGCCCAGCAACGACGCTGA
- a CDS encoding endonuclease/exonuclease/phosphatase family protein: MRKLLTVLVGFLMVVPNVAAAQPDTGRPGRPLTVMTYNIHHGAGIDGVLDLERIAALIETSGADVIGLQEVDRHWDVRSNWVDQPAWFAKRLKMHYAYAANLDLPPVKPGDPRRQYGTAILSKYPIKDFTNTLLPLYPTGEQRGLAVANITVRGAKLRFANTHLTSNNNAERLEQAQKVVELLSGSSTPTLLVGDLNATPAAPEIKTLTAAYDDTWAEAGDGPGYTIEAGNPTKRIDFQLHGAGLRPIRATVPVTPASDHLPVVATFVLS; this comes from the coding sequence ATGCGGAAACTGCTGACCGTTCTTGTGGGGTTCCTGATGGTGGTGCCTAACGTCGCCGCGGCTCAGCCGGACACCGGCCGGCCGGGTCGTCCGCTGACCGTGATGACCTACAACATCCACCACGGCGCCGGCATCGACGGCGTACTCGACCTGGAGCGGATCGCGGCGCTGATCGAGACGTCCGGGGCCGACGTGATCGGGCTGCAGGAAGTCGATCGGCACTGGGACGTACGCAGCAACTGGGTGGATCAGCCGGCCTGGTTCGCGAAGCGCCTCAAGATGCATTACGCGTACGCCGCGAACCTCGACCTCCCGCCCGTGAAGCCGGGCGATCCGCGTCGCCAGTACGGGACGGCGATCCTGTCGAAGTATCCGATCAAGGACTTCACGAACACGCTCTTGCCGCTCTACCCGACCGGCGAGCAGCGTGGTCTCGCGGTGGCAAACATCACAGTGCGCGGAGCGAAGCTGCGGTTCGCGAACACGCATCTGACCAGCAACAACAACGCCGAGCGGCTCGAGCAGGCCCAGAAAGTGGTCGAGCTGCTGAGCGGATCGAGTACGCCGACGCTGCTCGTCGGTGACCTGAACGCGACGCCGGCGGCGCCGGAGATCAAGACCCTGACCGCCGCGTACGACGACACCTGGGCCGAGGCCGGCGACGGTCCGGGGTACACGATCGAGGCGGGCAATCCGACCAAGCGGATCGATTTCCAGCTGCACGGCGCCGGTCTGCGGCCGATCCGCGCGACCGTACCGGTGACGCCGGCGTCGGACCATCTGCCGGTCGTTGCCACGTTCGTCCTGAGCTGA
- a CDS encoding cation:proton antiporter, whose product MSFTMLAVVVAIGLIGPLLALPRGWHIPIVLGELVAGVVLGKTGFGYLTASDPRFTFLADIGFGLVMFVAGTHVPVRDASLRRAIRPGLLRAVLTGVVATGLAFALNAIFGTGHVALYAVLMASSSAALILPIVDSLGLGGRSVVELLPQVAIADAACIVALPLAIDPPHAGRAALGAVAVIAAGVVVFFLLNRLERSGLRQRAHKVSEDRRFALELRVSLMVLFALAGLATATHVSIMLAGFVLGLAVAAVGEPRRLARQLFALTEGFLGPVFFVWLGASLDLRELGTKPAFIGLGAALGVGAVISHLSGKLTRQPLSIGALASAQLGVPVAAATVGTTLHVLQPGEPSALILGALITIAISAAAGGIAVRHGLTAPKRQ is encoded by the coding sequence GTGAGCTTCACCATGCTCGCGGTGGTCGTCGCGATCGGTCTGATCGGTCCGCTGCTCGCGCTTCCGCGCGGCTGGCACATCCCGATCGTGCTCGGCGAGCTGGTCGCCGGAGTCGTCCTCGGCAAGACCGGATTCGGGTACCTGACGGCGTCCGATCCGCGGTTCACCTTCCTGGCCGACATCGGATTCGGGCTGGTGATGTTCGTTGCCGGCACCCACGTTCCGGTCCGGGACGCGAGTCTGCGGCGGGCGATCCGGCCCGGTCTGCTCCGGGCGGTACTGACCGGGGTCGTGGCGACCGGGCTGGCTTTCGCGCTGAACGCGATCTTCGGCACCGGACATGTCGCGTTGTACGCCGTGCTGATGGCGTCTTCGTCGGCGGCGCTGATTCTGCCGATCGTGGACTCGCTCGGGCTGGGTGGGCGATCGGTGGTCGAGCTGCTGCCGCAGGTCGCGATCGCGGACGCTGCCTGCATCGTCGCGCTGCCCCTGGCGATCGATCCGCCGCACGCGGGGCGAGCGGCGCTCGGTGCGGTGGCGGTGATCGCGGCCGGGGTGGTGGTGTTCTTCCTGCTGAACCGGTTGGAGCGGTCGGGGTTGCGGCAGCGGGCGCACAAGGTGTCGGAGGACCGGCGGTTCGCGCTCGAGCTGCGGGTCAGTCTGATGGTGCTGTTCGCGCTCGCCGGTCTCGCGACCGCGACCCATGTCTCGATCATGCTGGCCGGGTTCGTACTCGGGCTCGCGGTGGCGGCGGTCGGTGAACCGCGGCGATTGGCGCGGCAGTTGTTCGCGCTGACCGAAGGATTCCTCGGTCCGGTGTTCTTCGTCTGGCTCGGGGCCTCCCTCGACCTGCGCGAGCTCGGCACGAAACCGGCGTTCATCGGGCTGGGCGCGGCACTCGGCGTCGGCGCCGTGATCAGTCATTTGTCCGGCAAACTGACCCGCCAACCGTTGTCGATCGGCGCCTTGGCCTCCGCGCAGCTAGGCGTACCCGTCGCGGCCGCCACGGTCGGTACCACCCTGCACGTCCTCCAACCAGGCGAACCATCCGCCCTGATCCTCGGCGCCCTGATCACCATCGCCATCAGCGCGGCGGCCGGCGGCATCGCCGTACGGCACGGATTGACCGCCCCGAAACGGCAGTAG
- a CDS encoding quinone oxidoreductase family protein, whose product MRAVRFHRHGGPDVLQLDEVDVPEPGAGQVLIEAEAIGANAIDTVLRRGGSAWDRPLPGTLTGEVVGRIAALGPDTPPGVAVGQRVAALAEDAFAEYAAVDAAFLAPIPDSAAWGTGADSANLAEATMLPMTGPLAFRLLETANLPAGGTVLIHSAAGTVGHLAVQLARGYDLKTIIGTASSPARLDFIRSLGAEAVNLTDPDWPDQVRAIAPEGVDAVLDSVGGAVFDQGLELVKPLGTMLTYGAISTELPTIPAAALFGFKTVTGVSMMGWRGARPDTARADIAEVTRRWQTGDLRPVVHATHPLADVTKLHEALDARTAHGRLVAIP is encoded by the coding sequence ATGCGCGCAGTGCGCTTCCACCGCCACGGCGGCCCGGACGTTCTTCAGCTCGACGAGGTGGACGTCCCGGAGCCCGGCGCCGGCCAGGTCCTGATCGAGGCCGAGGCGATCGGCGCCAACGCCATCGACACCGTTCTCCGCCGCGGCGGCTCGGCCTGGGACCGCCCACTCCCCGGCACGCTGACCGGTGAAGTCGTCGGCCGGATCGCCGCGCTCGGCCCGGACACCCCGCCCGGCGTCGCGGTCGGCCAACGCGTCGCCGCCCTGGCCGAAGACGCCTTCGCGGAGTACGCGGCCGTCGACGCCGCCTTCCTTGCCCCGATCCCCGACAGCGCCGCCTGGGGCACCGGAGCCGACAGCGCCAACTTGGCCGAGGCGACGATGCTGCCGATGACCGGTCCACTGGCCTTCCGGCTGCTCGAGACCGCCAACCTCCCAGCCGGCGGCACCGTCCTGATCCACTCCGCGGCCGGCACCGTCGGCCACCTCGCCGTCCAGCTGGCCCGCGGCTACGACCTGAAGACGATCATCGGTACGGCATCGTCACCCGCCCGCCTCGACTTCATCCGCTCACTCGGCGCCGAGGCCGTCAACCTCACCGACCCGGACTGGCCGGACCAGGTCCGCGCGATCGCGCCCGAAGGCGTCGACGCCGTCCTGGACTCGGTCGGCGGCGCGGTCTTCGACCAGGGCCTGGAACTGGTCAAGCCGCTCGGCACCATGCTCACGTACGGGGCCATCAGCACCGAGCTGCCGACGATTCCGGCGGCCGCGCTGTTCGGCTTCAAGACGGTCACCGGGGTGTCGATGATGGGCTGGCGCGGCGCCCGGCCGGACACGGCCCGCGCCGACATCGCCGAGGTCACCCGCCGCTGGCAGACCGGCGACCTCCGCCCGGTCGTACACGCGACCCACCCACTCGCCGACGTCACCAAGCTCCACGAAGCTCTCGACGCCCGCACCGCCCACGGCCGCCTCGTAGCCATCCCTTAA
- a CDS encoding thiamine-binding protein — MIVAFSISPSAGDETGGVSEAVAEAVRVVRASGLPNETNAMFTNLEGEWDEVMAVVKQAVEAVAAVSPRVSLVLKADIRPGYTGQLTAKVERVEQALSD, encoded by the coding sequence ATGATCGTCGCATTCAGCATCAGCCCGTCCGCGGGTGACGAAACCGGAGGCGTGAGCGAAGCGGTGGCCGAGGCCGTCCGCGTCGTTCGCGCCTCTGGTCTTCCCAACGAAACCAACGCCATGTTCACCAACCTCGAGGGCGAGTGGGACGAGGTGATGGCGGTGGTGAAACAGGCAGTGGAAGCGGTGGCGGCGGTCTCGCCGCGGGTCAGCCTGGTGCTCAAGGCGGACATCCGGCCGGGGTACACCGGGCAGCTGACCGCGAAGGTCGAGCGGGTCGAGCAAGCATTGAGCGACTGA
- a CDS encoding WD40/YVTN/BNR-like repeat-containing protein — translation MRFLRVAAGAAGGLLLMAQVVPAQASGGSPYRWELTPTGSTAQFRGLAAVSKDIAWVAGTEGTVLRTVDGGKRWQNVSPKGAEKLQFRDVEAYDARSAVALTIGPGADSRIYRTTDGGNTWTETFRNTDPNAFYDCFAFSTSKHGLALSDPVDGKFRIAASTDGGKSWKVQPNDGMPAALPGEFAFAASGTCLVAGAGRTAWFATGGGDRPRVFRTVDGGRHWKVSDSPMASGEAAGIFSLAFRNSLFGVAVGGDFLKPNEAVKAASVTYDGGRTWKLVPADKAPKGYRSGAHFVPGSLGVVVAVGPSGSDVSFDGGRSWKQFYDGSFDSVECAGHGAQAGCWASGAKGAVGRLVR, via the coding sequence ATGAGATTCCTGCGTGTGGCCGCTGGTGCGGCAGGAGGTCTGCTGTTGATGGCTCAGGTCGTTCCCGCCCAGGCATCTGGCGGCTCGCCGTACCGGTGGGAGTTGACGCCGACCGGGAGCACGGCGCAGTTCCGTGGGCTGGCGGCGGTCAGCAAGGACATCGCCTGGGTGGCCGGTACCGAAGGGACCGTGCTGCGTACCGTCGACGGCGGCAAGCGTTGGCAGAACGTCAGCCCGAAGGGCGCGGAGAAACTGCAGTTCCGCGATGTCGAGGCGTACGACGCGCGCAGTGCGGTCGCGCTGACGATCGGCCCGGGTGCGGACTCCCGGATCTATCGCACGACCGACGGCGGCAACACCTGGACGGAGACCTTCCGGAACACCGATCCGAACGCGTTCTACGACTGCTTCGCCTTCAGTACGTCGAAGCACGGGCTGGCGTTGAGTGATCCGGTGGACGGGAAGTTCCGGATCGCGGCCAGTACCGATGGCGGGAAGTCCTGGAAAGTGCAGCCGAACGACGGGATGCCGGCCGCGCTGCCCGGTGAGTTCGCGTTCGCCGCGAGCGGTACCTGCCTGGTCGCCGGCGCCGGCCGGACGGCGTGGTTCGCGACTGGTGGCGGCGATCGGCCGCGGGTGTTCCGGACCGTCGACGGCGGCCGGCACTGGAAGGTCAGTGACTCGCCGATGGCAAGTGGTGAAGCGGCCGGAATCTTCAGCCTCGCGTTCCGGAACTCGTTGTTCGGCGTCGCGGTCGGCGGTGACTTCCTGAAGCCGAACGAGGCGGTCAAAGCCGCCTCCGTGACGTACGACGGTGGCCGTACCTGGAAGCTGGTGCCCGCGGACAAAGCGCCGAAGGGCTACCGGAGCGGCGCGCACTTCGTACCAGGGTCGCTCGGGGTCGTGGTCGCGGTCGGACCGTCCGGAAGCGACGTGAGCTTCGACGGCGGGCGGAGTTGGAAGCAGTTCTACGACGGCAGCTTCGACAGTGTCGAGTGCGCCGGCCACGGCGCCCAGGCCGGGTGCTGGGCCTCCGGGGCGAAGGGCGCGGTCGGGCGGCTGGTGCGTTGA
- a CDS encoding MDR family MFS transporter, with protein sequence MTTTSSPSPEPVGEVTATESTTLTPRQTVQAISGLMMGMFVAILAGTVVSTALPRIIHDLGASQSSYTWVVTLELLTMTATVPLWGKLADLYNNKLLVQLSLGFFVIGSLVAGFAPNIEVLLGSRVLQGLGAGGLTALVQIVMAAIIPPRELGRYSGIFGAIFASATVGGPLLGGFLVDSPLGWRACFLVGVPFVLAAIILLQRTLKLPTVRREVKIDWLGAVLIMGGVSTLLVWSSFAGNKFEWVSGWSFGLVAIALVALLAAVLVERKHPEPIIPMDLFRNRTVTLAIVASALVGVAMFGGSVFLAQYFQIAQGYSPTKAGLMSLPMILGMMVASTIAGGLITKYGKWKIYLVVGSVLLPIGLGLFGTIDAHTSKYLLWAFMIVLGVGIGLVMQNLVLAAQNDVPARELGAATSAVSFFRSMGGTIGVSVLGAILANKVTETLNPGGASSGGGHAVPNIAELPPEVRTVVENAYGAATADLFTMSVPFAVLALIAVLFIKEKALLTTSGTERRAQEEEPDIQDA encoded by the coding sequence ATGACGACGACCTCGTCGCCATCACCGGAACCGGTGGGTGAGGTCACCGCCACCGAATCCACCACGCTCACCCCGCGACAGACCGTCCAGGCCATCTCCGGCCTGATGATGGGCATGTTCGTGGCGATCCTGGCCGGTACCGTGGTTTCGACCGCGCTGCCGCGGATCATTCACGATCTCGGCGCCAGCCAGTCGTCGTACACCTGGGTGGTCACCCTCGAGCTGCTGACGATGACCGCCACCGTGCCGTTGTGGGGCAAGCTGGCCGACCTCTACAACAACAAGCTGCTGGTCCAGCTGTCGCTCGGCTTCTTCGTGATCGGCTCCCTGGTGGCCGGCTTCGCGCCGAACATCGAGGTGCTGCTCGGCAGCCGGGTGCTGCAGGGTCTGGGCGCCGGCGGTCTGACCGCGCTGGTGCAGATCGTGATGGCGGCGATCATCCCGCCGCGCGAGCTCGGCCGGTACTCCGGCATCTTCGGCGCGATCTTCGCCTCGGCGACCGTCGGTGGACCGCTGCTCGGCGGTTTCCTGGTCGACTCGCCGCTCGGCTGGCGGGCCTGCTTCCTGGTCGGCGTACCGTTCGTGCTGGCCGCGATCATCCTGCTGCAGCGTACGCTGAAGCTGCCGACCGTACGCCGCGAGGTGAAGATCGACTGGCTGGGCGCGGTGCTGATCATGGGCGGCGTGAGCACGCTGCTGGTCTGGTCCTCGTTCGCCGGCAACAAGTTCGAGTGGGTCTCCGGCTGGAGCTTCGGCCTGGTCGCGATCGCGCTGGTCGCGCTGCTGGCCGCGGTCCTGGTCGAGCGCAAGCACCCGGAGCCGATCATCCCGATGGACCTGTTCCGCAACCGCACGGTGACGCTGGCGATCGTGGCCAGCGCGCTGGTCGGCGTGGCGATGTTCGGCGGCTCGGTGTTCCTGGCGCAGTACTTCCAGATCGCGCAGGGGTACTCACCGACCAAGGCCGGCCTGATGAGCCTGCCGATGATCCTCGGCATGATGGTCGCGTCCACGATCGCCGGTGGCCTGATCACCAAGTACGGCAAGTGGAAGATCTACCTGGTCGTCGGCAGCGTGCTGCTGCCGATCGGGCTCGGGCTGTTCGGCACCATCGACGCGCACACGTCCAAGTACCTGCTCTGGGCGTTCATGATCGTGCTCGGCGTCGGCATCGGCCTGGTGATGCAGAACCTGGTGCTCGCGGCGCAGAACGACGTCCCGGCGCGTGAGCTCGGCGCGGCAACGTCGGCGGTGAGCTTCTTCCGCAGCATGGGCGGCACGATCGGCGTCAGCGTGCTCGGCGCGATCCTGGCGAACAAGGTCACCGAGACGCTGAACCCGGGCGGTGCCTCGTCCGGCGGCGGTCACGCGGTGCCGAACATCGCCGAACTGCCACCGGAGGTGCGGACCGTGGTGGAGAACGCGTACGGCGCGGCCACCGCCGATCTGTTCACGATGTCGGTGCCGTTCGCCGTACTCGCGCTGATCGCGGTCCTGTTCATCAAGGAGAAGGCGCTGCTGACCACCTCGGGGACCGAGCGTCGCGCGCAGGAGGAAGAACCTGATATCCAGGATGCATGA